The following DNA comes from Cuculus canorus isolate bCucCan1 chromosome 7, bCucCan1.pri, whole genome shotgun sequence.
AGTGGTGTATGACTGAGGTGTTCTGCGCTCTGCTtggctttttgaaaacaaatgcttaAGTCCCTCTGGAGGCGATGTCTCTTACGCCCTAGCACATCTGCTCTTTTATCTAGTAGATTCAAGCCCACGTACAACAGCATAACTCAGTTGGGGCATTGATTTATGGCAGCACTCTAGCCTGTAactttcccagcagctcctgatTGTGAAAGATACTGATGTAAATTGTTATTGTTCTGTGATGATAGGCTTTAAATGCattcctttgaaaaaatgaCATAAAGGGCCTCTCTGAGTGATTGTGTTCTTGGAAACTCAAGATTGCCTTTTgattcctattaaaaaaatcgATGATGCTACTTGTAAGTGATGTTCTGTGTTGTCTAAAGACCATAACAGAAGGTAGTTGGATTTCTTTGTAATaaggttttggcttttttttttctttttgaagtcttAGATCAGCAGGTGCTGCAGCTGTTTGCCTTGGGATGCAAAAAGAGCAGTATTCCCATGGGTAATTCTAGCTCAGGTGTTTGAACTTAAGCTAGAAATGCAGTGTGCGTGGCTGCTGTAGCAGAAGATGGTGTTACATGCTGAAAGGATGATGTGTAATAAAACCCTGAAGTCTGGTTAACGTGTTTCCTGCCCTGTCCCAGCTTTTGGGGTGTTGGTCCCATGAGAAGAACTTAGTACAAGCACGTAAGAAGTGATGACTTCTTTTGCTTCTAAATATACATCCTTGATGCAGGATGCACAGGAATGAGATCGAAGtgtctttaaaaatagttaaaatgcAAATGGCTTGCTGTGATACTGGACACTGGTCTGTGTCAACAGTCAGAAGAAACTCACTGTCAATGTGAAGTCCTTCTGGAGAGCTAGGCTGCGTAGCTACTAAGTCCTCTTGCAGGCCACCAGAAGGCTCTCCCGAGAACTTGTCAAGGGCAAAGACTGATAATcaagcagctgggagagcaggatGCTGTGGAAGTACAGAAACAGTGTGCAAAACATATTGCTCTGCTATGTAAATTGTCTATGTGTGAGATAAATTGCCCGTAGTTAGCTAGAGCAAGGCAGAGGAATCAAGGCTAAAGCAGGATAATTTGTCTTGGAGGATGTGAAGTAAAAACTATATAACAAAGAGGAGCCAGATAACTATAGGGGTGCCTGAAGCAACTCTTGCAGGGCAGAACCTTGCAAGGCCACCTGCACCATATCAGTAATACCATATACTGATATTGGAAATGCTGGATTTGGTTATGGATGTAGCAAACTGAGACTAGCGGGGAAGAAGTAATTGGAAGTGGATTGACTGTTTAGGAGAAGACCAGAGGAAGGAAGGCATGAGCATGGCAAGAAAGTGGATCCTGCAACAAGAGTATAAAGtataaaatgagaagaaagaatgaagGTGGGAGCAGCTGACTGCAGGAGCGCCAGTAACTGTGGATGGTAGTGAAGCGTGAGAACCCAATGCCCCTGGGATGCTGGAGTGGTGATGCTCCTTGGACAACCTTTCCATCAGGTCTATCTTGGAGGGACTTGGTGTGGGAGGGCAGAGCAAAGGGACTTACACCTAAAGTACTGAGTGGTGTGGGAAGGAAGGGTGATGTGCCTGTAACTCAATAGCAGTTGCATGGGGTTTGTAAGACTTGACTATAGCTTCATAGTTGTGTGCAAAGTTATACAGATAACCTTGAGATACTAGTGATGTGTTAATGAGGTTGTTGATCATTCAGTTGTCTTATTGGTGTGAGTAATTGATAGAAGCTACTCTTGAGTTGGTTGTCTCAAGACTGCAGCCTGAAGGGGGAGAGCTGGGCTCTGAAGTGACAACTGTGGGCATCAAGGATCTCCCAGTTTGGGATCTTGAGCTAACTGATAAGAAATCCTCTTTGAAGAAGAGAGGGAGTAGATAGAGATGATGAACACTTGAGcgaaaggaggagggagatcTGTTTATGCAGGCTGTTTGAACATGGAGGGCATCCTTCGGACTGTAAgcattataataaaatattctcgATTAAGAAAATGAGAGCCATTCATACCGTGCTCTCTCTGGAAAAGGGTTTCAATCAGAAAAAGGTGGTAGCTTTCGGTAGTGCAGACTGAGATCCTGAGACAATGGGGCACAGGGATTTGGAGCTCAGGTGAGGAAGACCTGATGCAAAGGGTAGCTACAGTGGTTACTAGGAAGATAAgactggtggtggtggtagctTTAATAACGCAAGTAATACCATGGGAAAAGGAGGACTTGTCAAGAAAGGACAAATcttggagggggggaagaggtTGTGTGTATGTCCAGAATCCAGACTTTGGTGAAGCAGACATCTCTAAccagggagaggctggagcgATTGACAGTGTCAGGAGTGCTTTGACAGCAGGCAGGGGTGGTTTCCAGAGCCCTGCCTGCTGATGTTGGGACCCTGTAGTAGCACTCGCCATGTTTTATTATTGGCAATGCGGATGTTTCAGGCCTGCTGTGTTATCCAGCAGTTGTGGGGGGAGTaggaggaggggctgttccAAACCTCTCTTCAGCAGCAAGTTGCATTTTGACTGCTATTTGAGTAGAGTTATGCAAGGGAGTGGTTTTTAGATCATCAGAGTCAAGCAAAGACTTGCTCTGTGACGACTACGGCTTTTCCCGGGGTTTTGACCTCGTACAGAGACTGAGCTTTGCACAGACCTCAGAAATAAATGCCAGACTTGTACTAGGTTTCAGTGCTttctggaaatgctgctttgaatAGTTGAAACAAATTTCCCCCTTCAAGGGACTATGTAAGGAGTGACTGCCTGTAATAAGCATTAGCTGCTATTTCCGGAGTTACTGGTGCCAGCTGGAGCTATTGTTTTTTCCACGGTGTGCTGGTAACAGCACAGTCCAGAGGGAGCACGGTGAGAACTGGGGTCTTATGGCTTCAGAAGTGAAATCCTACTTCTTGGTTGAGCTGAAGGGGTTGTTCCTGGTGCAAGAGCTGGGAGGTGGTTTTGAGCCCACCACTTGGAGGGGAGCATAAGTGCAGTAGGTTTTGCGTGAATGTCCTCCTGGCAGAGTGGCAGCTTGCACCTCATGAAGTGGGAGTTGGTGTTTCTGAGGTCCTCATGGCTGTACATCCTGAATGGAGTGCTGGTATCAGCTGTGCTTATGGCATCTCTTCAGTTGGCTCAGACAGCTGTAAGAATTTGGACAGTGAAGTAGTCTCCTATTTGTGGGGGTGAAGGCAGGGTCAGATTTCTAGGTTGCTGAGGGAATTCCTTGGACTGGGTGagtggagatgggatgggaaggggatGAGGCTGCTTGCAGAACTTCATCTGATGCCAGTCAATGTGCTAGAGGAGCAAACATGCGTCTTCCTGGCTGAAGAGCCCAGTAGACCAGGATTTTTGCGCTCTACAAAGCCTAGAGGCTGATGCCCTGCTGTTCAGGGCTGCTCCAGGCTCCTCAGCTGTGCTCATAAAGCTACATTTCTGTTAGACAGGTTCAGAGATGAGCAAGTGAAGAATTGGTCCAGTCTGGAGACTTCTGGTCTGCTCATCCTGCTGCCAAGGTGAGGGTGTTGCCCCTCAGCCACTGCTCCTGCCCAGTTCTCCACCCCAGGGACAAGCTGGGGCCTCACCGAGAGCTAGATCTGTCCACTAATCTGAGATGTGGCTTTCTTTGATCTGTAGAAATAGCTCCTTTTAGGACAAAAGTCTGGATTGGTAGGTTTCTCCTGTTTCTACTAATGATGTGTGACACTTCTAATCCCCCTCAAACCCTTTCCACCCGGTAGCTTTACTGCTCTTTGAGGAATCGTTAAGCTTTCATTCAAAGTACTGGCTCTTCTCTGCAAAGTGGTGTGTGTGTACttcgtggttttttttttccctcatggGCTGTTTTCAAGCTGCTTTCAGTATCTGTTACCTTCCTCTACCTGTAACAACTACACAGCACAGGGCCCCATGGCAAACAGCCTCACCCCTTTGTTTCTAAGAAGCAGAGGCTGCGTGTTGTGCCTTGCCAAACGTTCCGTCTGGAAATACCTAAGAGCGGATCAGTGTAAGGAGACACTGGTGTGTAATAGCTGCCTGGCTCCTGATAGGCACTGCCAGCAATGCCTGTAGGAAATGGATTATTGCTACGTGTGCTGTGGCTTGACAGAAAACGAATTGTGTGCAGAAACCTGTGACTGCGCTGGTACTCGAGGTACCAACCTGAAGCAGAATTAATCATCTACTGCCTTGTGGCCCCTTATTGTACTGAGCATGATGTAGTAACCTCTTGTGGAACTACTTAACACTCCTCGGAGTGCTTTGCTGGGACAGtgtgcatttgcttttcttttagtttgGAGCAAAAACCTGTGGTGCTGTTTCACCTTCAGGGGTGGGGTGCAAAATCTGGAAGTGCTTCCATGATTTATCAGCATTGGTGTGGGAATCTGCTTCCCCAAGTGAAAATTGAGACCCAAATGGGCCCATAGCTTGTAACAAGCTATTGCACTTTCCTTGAATTCCTGTGTTGCTGCCAGGTGTGTCTGGCTGAGCAAGCGCAACCCTTCACAGCCAAATGCCTGTGTCCTATGGATCAGTACTGGTGGTGGTGGAAGAGTGAAGCTGTAGTGATGCAAGTCAGCGGTTTGTGCTGCTCTCCCACCTCCCCAAGAAGTTCTTGGGAGTCTTCTCCTGGGGGAGTCTTTCTTCAAAGTCCTCAAACAGCATGATCTTATTTTGGCAATGGCAGGGGACAaataacaagggaaaataaGAAACTCTTGTTGTAATCTTCTGTGCCCCATCTCCAGCTACTAGGATGCAGGATAAGTGTGGGATGTTTGACACCAGAGCTGTGGGGATAAACTCTATTTGAGTAGGTTTGGTTTTAATGTCTCACTTCCAGAACAGTCCttgaatttttgtgttttttttttattaatttttatttcctaaggGAGTGGTTTGCCAAAGCTTTATCAGAAGGCAACAATTTTGCAGAGTCTGCTCAAAATGGAGAGACTAACTGGAAATAACGCATGACTTCTTCATCCCTTGGCTAGGGGGAAAATGTTGCTCTTCCAGTATTCATCCCTGTGCCCTTGGGAGTTGCAGCAGTAACAGATTTGTGGTTTTTGTGGGGTGGGGAGAAGAACAGGActagaagaaaaccagaaagaacagCCTTAAGTTTGGGTGGTGGAACTGCAAAGTGGGAAAGATAACTTAATGGGATTTCTGTGTTCCCTTGTTTGGGATCTAATGACTGGGCAGTGGCATGAGGCAAGAATAGACTTGATGGGGTCTTAGAGTAAAATAGATGTCAATGTCCTCTCCTGTGGGCTGAATGTCTCTACAGTTGTGTTGGCTTTCAGCATGCTCCCCAAGGAAGCATGTAAACCTGGTCAATCTGCCTGCCTGACCTGAGGACTTGGCTAACTTTGCTGCTTCAGGTGAACAGAAGATTTGGTGATGCTCTTTGAACTGCTGGTCACTGTGAAACCAATCTCTCCACACATGTGAGGTGCTTGTATGAAGCTTCACACATTGGATATTGTAGCACACCTTGTATGTTGGTCTGTGCCTATGCTACAGTCAATCTCACTTTAATCTCTCTTCTAGACGATGTGCAGTCTGGTGTGGACTTGAAAATTAAtactttcctctgctttctgcagctcatggtgtttttctgtgttcccTGACTACCTCAACGGAAAGCTCTCCATGCTCTTCTGTTATGCTAGGaagtattttctgctgctttagaTACCAGAAAAGCCCTATCAGCCTTGAGCATTTCTATATAATTAGTGGTGGATTCATTGCCTGTGGTAACTGCATAATAGAGTGGTGAAACAAAATCTTCTCTGTGCTTGAACTATCAAATGTACTCTCTGGTTTTGTATTACAAACATGGGTTGATTTGCTCCATAGCAACTCTGCCTGAGTcggctgctgctgagcacacTTGTCTCAGCAGATAAAGTATTTTAGGAACTGTGGTGTCGGTCTCCTCAACTGGCATCAAGAcgtgtgaggaggaagaagccCTGCCAGATGGCTGAATGGTGAGTGAGGGAATTGCTGGAGTCAGATCTGGCAAGGCTGGGAAGAGTCTGAAGGATCATATTCTTGCAAACCAGACACAAGGATCTCATTTCAGTTGGCTGtggccttcttttttttttttttgccttctcatTCAGGTACGGCCAAGTGTCGCTGAACCCTTTTGCAGCAAGGCTAAAACTGCTGGAAAGGCTTGAAGGGAGACGCTGCCTTGTTTCTTGCTGTCACCTTTCTTACTGGGTTTGTTccttgctgctccctgctggcagccacagctcccaccTTGGCAGGGGCAGGCTTGGCTCCCAGGTACAGCATGGTGCCTGCCTGTCCATCCTTTCAGTCTGTACCACCAAGGAGCTGGTGTATGTTTATGGCTGTTAGTGGGCTCTTGGAACCAAGGAGGCATTGAGCAGAGCTCAGCTTGAGCTTTAAGGACTGTCCTGCCCTTTCCTGCTCAGGACATCCAGGTGTCAGGTAATGGATGAAGGCATAGCAGAGCTTGAAGTTGGAGCAAGGGAAGAAAGTGGATGGTAGCCTGAAGAAACCGATCAGCTCAGATCCTTTCTCCTGGTCCTATGCTGACTTCTAAAAccagggcagctgctggcaTGAAAGAAATGTGGGAAGTAGGAGCAGGTGAAGAAAAGAGCACGAGTTGGGGCTGGACCCTTTTCTTAAGGGGTGCCCCTAGATAATGTTTAGGGTTTACTTATTAAGCATGTGGCTTTTAATGCCTTCTGATCATCAGATGGTCTAACAAATGGTTGCCTTCCTGGCAAACCCAGCTTTCACTGAAGGCACTGCTCACTACTGGCTCTCACTTCCTAGTGAGTGTGAGACAGGGTCAGGCAAGCTGGTACTGGTGCTCTCAAATCACCCTCTCCTCCGATACACATGGATTTGTCACAGCCTAGCTCATCCCTGCAGAGTCCTTTGCACTAGTTGTGGTCTCCCAAAACCTACTCCTGGGAGCTGAAGCAGCCTGAAGGTCAATACAAACAATAGGCACTGGTGTAATAGTGGGATAAACCATTTTGTCAACTCCTGGGAGCAGAAGGCTGCAGCCCTGTAGGGCAAGGCATGAACCTGTGCCTCCAGACCAAAACATCTACACAGTACACAGCTAATGATTCAGAGCAGCACTGTGCCTTGCAAGGCAGGACCTGGGATTTTGAGCCCTTGGCTTTGTGAAGGCAAGCCTGTGCTGGGGCAGTCCCACAGCTTTGGTGCTTGGATgctggggagcaggcagggaagggcagTTCCAGGCAGCTGTGCAGTGGAGCGCAGGAAAGACAAAGCCAGGCAGAGCCAAGGCTTGCCCTGATGGGTTTGCAAATTTCCTCTGGGTCTGTGAAGTATTGTCCACACTGTGTCAGCTGTCAACACCCTCCTCTGGGGTGATCTGCTTCCAGGAAAATGTCTTCACTTCTGTGGTTGGGTGTGTGACAATGCTGCCCTGGAGCGCCTCTAGCCCTGCTTAATCCTCATctcattccttctcttctcttctcttctctctgcagtttGCCTTGTCTTGTGGGATATCCTGCCTGGCTAAACCACCAGCTTGTTtcccttatctttttttttttttcagtgcaaaatcaaagcaattgATAGTTGTGCTTTGGTTGCTTTGGTGCAAAAAATTGAGTGCTTTAGACAGCCTGTCACCCCTtctcctgtggctgcagggaaGGCCTGGGAGCACTGATGCTGCTGGCTGAAATGCAGTGTGCTACAGCAGATAGTAGATGGGCCATCTACCATCTGCAGCTTTTGAGCACGAGCTGGTCATCATCTAGATGAGATAACAGCTTCTCTGGGGCTGCCCTAAATGAGCGTGGAGCAGCACTTCATTTCACTCAATGAATGCAATAGCTGCATGCTCTCTGTGCAGATCACTTGCTTTGGAAGACAAAGGATCCATGTAAATGATCTTAGCAGAGATGTAGGGCTGAACCAGAATGAAAGAGACACTGACTCTTTTTAAGAGACCATTTATTTCATCTACCCACCTTGTGATGACACGAGCATACAATACCCCTCTGGATCTTGTGGTGGTTCTGAGCAATTTAGGCAGGTGGAGTGTTTGGAATGATCTAATAGTGTCCTTTCAATAAAGATCTAATGAAGCGTGCTCAAATGAGGTGCAGTGGAGCTTcttgctgcaggaggagctctTCAGGGTGGTCATGCAAACTCTGGAAGAGAAATTCAGGAGCCCTCAAGCACAGAGGCATGGTCATGTCTGAGTACTCTAGTGCTTTTCTCCTGCACAGGGGTAGACTTCTAGCTCTGCACTCATGGCAAAAGCAGGCTTGAGCTAGTGCAGATGTGAACATCAAGTGACAGGAATATCTTGTGctgtttggaaaaagaaaaacctccatTGTGTAGTACCCAGCGTTGCTTGTGGCAGAGCTTGTTCTTAGGGGACTGCCAGGTTTCCTGTTAGGCTAAAGGAAAGCGCTGAACTGAGGGATGAGTTTCATTTTACCCTGTTGGCCCACACCTGTGTGAGAGATGACTCTGTAGTTAAGGCTAAAGCAAAAAGAGCTTTTGGGATCTGAGatccatggggaaaaaaacccacttacTGCCTTCAGTTCTGTGCCTGGTCTTTTCCTGTCCTTGGGAGCAAACTCTTTTGAAAAAGAACCATGCTACACACAGcttcccttcctgcccttgTGGGGAGGATAATGAGTCATGGGAGGACATTGCTTAATGCCCTGGAGAGTGCTTGGTTTGTCCGGTGAGGGTAGGCTAGGAACAGATTTGGCTGTGGGTCAGAGTTGCTCAAGACAAATGTACATGTCAATGTGAATGATACCTTGTGAGTCCAAAATGAGATGCCCTTATGTGAGAAGTTGTTAGAGAAAACAGATATGTATTTTGCTCCAGGAACATGCGGTAGGCATAGCCCTTGTTTGCTTATCAGAATAGAAGCAGGGCTCTGGGAGAAAGGGGCAAGAGTCAAGAGTAGTTGAAGACTTATTTATCTCCTGTCTGAGCAGGATAGCAGATGAAATGACTTCAACAGGGATGGGCTgtgtcctttttcctttctttgcctgCTTTCTTTGTTTATGGACTTCTTATTTGTGCTTGCCTTCCCCATTTGTAAGCCTGCTTAAGGGTCTCTAGCTGCTTGCAGTCTGTCTTGCTGCCTTCCAGCAGTGCAGAGCCACATCACGAGGAAGAGAGGCcaccttttctctcctcagtGGTTTTTGTGCCAACTTGTTCCCATCCTTGTAACTCTGTGATCTCGTTGGGTTAAATGATGAGTCTTGCTAAGCAGCAGTTAGTGGCTGCTGATACGgttctgcttttgttcttggTGTGTAACTGCCCCTGCAAGTGGCAGATATGGGGACATCCTTTGATTAATGAGTTGGTACACTTACAGTGTTAGGCATATCTCCTTATTCAATCAGGAATGTATGTAACTAATgtaatttgtttctcttccacTACTGTCCTCGCAGCTTTTAAGACTTGGCAACCGCTCTGGAGAAATGTCCCTTGTGTAAAAGCCCAGCTCTTCTACCATGTACCAGTCCAGCTTTGTGCCACGGGAGTTTTACCCACCTCCTGCCTACGCCTACCCACCACTGCAGACTGGGAGAGCAGAAGACATGACTAGCTCCATGATGCTCCCTCCCATCCACATGCACAATTTCTACAGCCGACCCATCACCTTTGTCATGGACCGGAACAGCTACCCTGACTATATGGGAGGTCAGGTGGAGTATCATCATCTCTACAGTGCTTCCAATCCCTGCTTCCGTCCATACTACACCTGGCACTTGCCTGCTTTGGTCCCCATCCCTCTTTACAATCCCTATGCAAGCTACTATCCCTCCACTGCCTACCAGAGGTCAGATCAGTATCGAGACACGTGGCCAGAAGGCTTCACCATGAGAGGAGAGCTTCAATGGGGGAAGCTTGGGAAGGTGTTTGGACCAAGGAAAAACCTCCCAGAATTTGTGAAGGATGATCTCCGGAGGGTTTATGGCACCTACCCACGGACCAATGTTTCCATAACCTACCGGAAAGGAGAGTTCTTGGTCAAGGGAGACCCTAAGGTAGGAGAGCAGGAATATGCAGTGGAGAGAGAAGTCATTCAACGGATTGTGACCCCAAGTGCTAGTGAGGCAGATGACAGCAGTGAGGATCGGAACcgtaagaagaaaaagaaactgaggcGTTGATGTAGTCAGTCACCCAATGGACAGATGCTCCGGAGCACGCATGGGAGCTAGTTGGCAGCTGTTCTTGGTGCAGCTGGCAAGATGTTAGCACTCTTGTTGGCTTTTAGCTGCTCCCCACCCTCCACAAGCTTATGGTAGCCTTATCCTGTCTGCACAATGCCCATCCGGTGAAGAAGCCATGTGGCAGACTGTGTCTGACCACCAGTTTGGTCCTGTTTTTTGAAATGAACATTTGATTTCCACTGGTTTGGTTGAGTAGTCGCAATCTGGTGGGGGGATTTCCAGGCAGCAGCCCTTGATTAGAAGATGAGCCTGACCAAGGGAAGATCCTGGAAGCTGGCTCCCTTTCTGGCACTTGGTTAAGGAGATCAAAGTGggatcttctccaggctggggtCAGTGCAGGCCTTGGAGGGAGGGTTCTTGAACACTGTAAAGAGCAGTTGTCTGTGTATCTTGTCACCACCGTTTATGATCGTACCATTGCACTTAATTACTGTGTGATGCCTGTACACAGCACTTTCCTACACATTGGCAGAAGATAGTGGTGTTCCCATACTCTTACACTTGGTAACCTGATGCTCAGCTCTGTCTATGTCCTTGTTGAAATTTCTGCCTGAGTGTTCTGCTCTTGGTCTGACTCTGCTCTGGTGGAGGTCCTGGTGCTCCAGTGAGGTTACTGGAGTTGCGTGAACCACAGCACTTCCACAGCTTGGTCCCTTGGAAGGGTGGGCTTCAGAGTTGTACCTGGAGGGTTATGAGGGGCTGAATCTGACTTGCTTGCAAACTTCTGTACCTTTTAAATGATtacaaataaacaataaaaagaccCTAAATGCAAATGCTTATTTGTTTCTAGTTTTTAGTGACCTGACAGTGGTGTCTCCTGTAAACAACTTGCAACCTGATCTGACTCCTTTTTGCAAGTTTATGGATGACTTTAGTGTGGCTGTTACCCATCTGTGGTGGATTATTCTGCTAGCTCTGCTTGCAGTGCTCTGCCTTGCCCCAGTTTGTTGCCTGACAGCTTTCTCTTTGGGAGGGCAGTAAGGACTTTCTGAGCCTTTGGAAGAGATAGGGGACCTGATCCATCCCACTGCATTCTCCTCCTGACTTGCTATGTGGGAGAAAGACCTCCTGTTGCAGGAGGGAATGCTCCCTGCCTGCATAGCAAAGGAGAGAGCCTGTGAGGATGAACTTGAAGTCTGTCAGCGGCTCTAAATTGTTGTGAAGTCAAAGTatgtagattatttttttaattgatatgATGCTTCTGTGTAAGTGATTGCCCAAATGTGTCTGCAACTATCTTGATTGCCCCTTCCCGCCTTGGCTTCTTGGAAATGGGTGAACTCTGCTGCCAGATAAAGCTGCAAAGAGGCTGAATCGgaaaaactgctgcagaaacatcAGATCAAGCTGATGATCCTCAGTAGTGTTGCAAGTGATAGCCATGGGGCCTACTGAATGGGCTGGAAAAGGTCTCTAGTAATGACTGCTGGCTAATTAAATCTGCCTTTGGTTACCCAGTATAGGAAAAATGCAgccatttctgtctttttccacTCTTCCTTGGCTAAGGAGGACATCCTGCCCCGGTAGAGATGTGCGGTTAGATATCTGCTGGCCAGGTCTTGGCAACCTTGCTGCAGCACTGACATTTCACTCCATGTTCTtttagcagctgctgctcctctgggcAGTGGCTTAAGCACTGAACCCAGAGTCCAGGCGTTGAATCCTTCTGCAGGCAGTGCACCCCTCTGGGATGTTGGAG
Coding sequences within:
- the C7H10orf95 gene encoding uncharacterized protein C10orf95 homolog, whose protein sequence is MYQSSFVPREFYPPPAYAYPPLQTGRAEDMTSSMMLPPIHMHNFYSRPITFVMDRNSYPDYMGGQVEYHHLYSASNPCFRPYYTWHLPALVPIPLYNPYASYYPSTAYQRSDQYRDTWPEGFTMRGELQWGKLGKVFGPRKNLPEFVKDDLRRVYGTYPRTNVSITYRKGEFLVKGDPKVGEQEYAVEREVIQRIVTPSASEADDSSEDRNRKKKKKLRR